A genomic segment from Flavobacterium sp. 9R encodes:
- the sufD gene encoding Fe-S cluster assembly protein SufD — protein sequence MLREKLVSSFMAFEEKIDVQTDLHDIRTAAIKNFENKGFPTKKEEAWKYTSLNAILKNDFSVFPKTENTIEYRDVKKYFLHEIDSYKVVFVDGVFSSNLSSTTHDGIDVCLMSSALNKPKYKMVIDTYFNQIASKDESLTSLNTAFANEGAYINIPKSKVADKPIEIMYFSTGSEKALLVQPRNLVIVGENSHVQIIERHQCLNDNAVLTNSVTEIFAAKRAIVDYYKIQNDAAEANLIDNTYVSQKQESHVSVQTFSFGGNLTRNNLNFYHFGERLTSTLNGITIIGEKQHVDHYTLVHHAAPNCESFQDYKGIFSDRATGVFNGKVYVEKEAQKTNAFQKSNNILLSDKATINAKPQLEIFADDVKCSHGCTVGQLDETALFYMQQRGIPKKEAKALLMYAFSDAVIENIKIPELKKRITAIIADKLGVKLGFDL from the coding sequence ATGTTAAGAGAAAAATTAGTATCGTCCTTTATGGCTTTTGAAGAAAAGATTGATGTCCAAACGGATCTTCATGATATTCGTACTGCTGCAATAAAGAACTTTGAAAATAAAGGTTTTCCAACCAAAAAAGAGGAAGCTTGGAAATATACATCCTTAAATGCTATTCTAAAAAATGACTTTAGTGTTTTCCCTAAAACCGAAAATACGATTGAATATAGAGATGTAAAAAAATATTTTTTACACGAAATAGATAGCTATAAAGTGGTTTTTGTAGACGGAGTTTTTAGCTCGAATTTGTCCTCAACTACCCATGACGGAATTGATGTTTGTTTGATGTCATCGGCATTAAACAAGCCTAAATATAAAATGGTTATTGATACCTATTTTAATCAAATTGCAAGTAAAGACGAGTCATTGACTTCTTTAAATACGGCATTTGCTAATGAAGGTGCTTATATCAACATTCCAAAAAGTAAAGTAGCAGATAAGCCTATCGAAATCATGTATTTTTCTACGGGTTCTGAAAAAGCTTTGTTGGTTCAGCCACGTAATTTGGTGATTGTAGGCGAGAATTCGCATGTGCAAATCATTGAAAGACACCAATGTTTGAATGATAATGCGGTATTGACAAATTCGGTTACTGAAATTTTTGCTGCAAAACGCGCTATTGTGGATTACTATAAAATTCAAAATGATGCTGCCGAAGCGAACCTAATTGATAATACCTACGTTTCGCAAAAACAAGAAAGTCATGTTTCTGTACAAACCTTTTCTTTTGGAGGTAATTTGACTAGAAACAATTTGAACTTTTATCATTTTGGAGAACGTCTTACCAGTACGCTAAACGGAATTACGATAATAGGAGAGAAGCAACACGTTGACCACTATACCTTAGTACACCATGCAGCTCCAAACTGTGAAAGTTTTCAAGATTACAAGGGAATATTTTCAGATAGAGCCACAGGTGTTTTTAACGGGAAAGTTTACGTAGAAAAAGAAGCTCAGAAAACCAATGCTTTCCAAAAGAGTAACAATATTTTGTTGAGTGACAAAGCGACAATTAATGCGAAACCACAGTTAGAAATTTTTGCCGATGATGTAAAATGTTCTCACGGTTGCACGGTTGGTCAATTAGACGAAACGGCTTTGTTTTACATGCAACAACGAGGAATTCCAAAGAAAGAAGCCAAAGCATTATTGATGTACGCTTTCTCGGATGCAGTAATCGAAAACATCAAAATACCGGAACTTAAAAAACGAATTACCGCTATTATAGCTGATAAATTAGGTGTAAAACTAGGGTTTGATTTGTAA
- a CDS encoding YjgN family protein gives MEETTTKKLDYQLSYTGKGGDFFSIIIVNWLLTLITLGLYYPWAKAKQLNYLYGETHLNGDSFAFHGTGKEMFKGFIKAILIFGTLYGLLFLFIYLEIPAVGLILFYLGFLALLPLAIHGSYRYRMSRTSWRGIRFGYRGDRKEFTLNFFKWILLTIVTLGFYSFWMSINMRRYVLGNVRFGDAEFNYSGDGTDYFFLYIKGYFLSIITFGIYMFWWQKDLFDYYVSNLSLHKDDKELQLTSTATGGDFLTLGITNLLILIFTLGLGYAWVATRTMKYIFEHIEIEGNIDLDSLTQTEENFKDATGEDISDFLDLGFII, from the coding sequence ATGGAAGAAACCACTACCAAAAAACTTGATTACCAATTGTCTTATACTGGAAAAGGGGGCGATTTTTTTAGCATCATTATTGTTAACTGGCTATTAACATTGATTACATTAGGTCTTTATTACCCTTGGGCCAAAGCCAAACAACTTAATTATCTGTATGGAGAAACCCATCTTAATGGTGACTCATTTGCCTTTCACGGCACCGGAAAAGAAATGTTTAAAGGTTTTATCAAAGCCATTCTGATTTTCGGAACACTTTATGGTTTATTATTTTTATTTATTTACTTAGAAATTCCTGCAGTTGGTTTAATCCTTTTTTACTTGGGTTTTTTGGCACTTTTACCATTGGCTATTCATGGTTCTTACCGTTATAGAATGTCTAGAACTTCTTGGAGAGGGATTCGATTTGGCTATAGAGGAGATCGCAAAGAATTTACTTTAAATTTCTTCAAATGGATTCTTTTAACTATCGTTACCTTAGGTTTTTATAGCTTTTGGATGTCGATTAATATGAGAAGATATGTTCTTGGAAATGTTCGTTTTGGAGATGCTGAATTTAATTATAGCGGAGACGGAACAGATTATTTCTTTTTATACATAAAAGGTTACTTTTTGAGTATCATTACTTTTGGTATCTATATGTTTTGGTGGCAAAAAGACTTATTTGATTACTATGTTTCCAATTTAAGTTTACACAAAGACGACAAAGAATTACAGTTGACCTCTACAGCTACTGGTGGAGATTTCTTAACATTAGGAATAACAAACCTTTTGATTTTGATTTTTACTTTAGGACTTGGATATGCTTGGGTAGCTACAAGAACGATGAAGTATATTTTCGAACATATTGAAATTGAAGGAAATATCGATTTGGATAGTCTTACGCAAACAGAGGAAAACTTCAAAGATGCAACAGGCGAAGATATTAGTGACTTCTTAGATTTAGGATTTATAATTTAA
- the sufC gene encoding Fe-S cluster assembly ATPase SufC translates to MLSIKNLHASIGDKEILKGINLEVKAGEVHAIMGPNGAGKSTLSAIIAGNENYDVTEGEIILDNEDIAELGPEERAHKGVFLSFQYPVEIPGVSVTNFMRTAINETRKANGKEEMPANEMLKVIREKSELLEIDRKFLSRSLNEGFSGGEKKRNEIFQMAMLEPKLAILDETDSGLDIDALRIVANGVNKLKSDKNAIVVITHYQRLLDYIVPDFVHVLYNGKIVKSGTKELAYELEEKGYDWIKQEQEA, encoded by the coding sequence ATGTTATCAATAAAAAATTTACACGCCTCGATAGGCGACAAAGAAATATTAAAAGGAATCAACCTTGAGGTAAAAGCTGGCGAAGTACATGCGATTATGGGACCTAACGGTGCTGGAAAAAGTACACTTTCGGCCATTATTGCTGGAAATGAAAACTACGATGTAACCGAAGGAGAAATTATCTTAGACAACGAAGATATTGCAGAATTAGGTCCAGAAGAAAGAGCGCACAAAGGAGTATTTCTTTCGTTTCAGTACCCGGTGGAGATTCCAGGAGTTTCTGTAACCAATTTTATGCGTACGGCTATCAACGAAACGCGTAAAGCCAATGGTAAAGAAGAAATGCCAGCCAACGAAATGTTGAAGGTAATTCGCGAAAAATCAGAATTGTTAGAAATTGACCGTAAGTTTTTATCTCGTTCGCTTAACGAAGGTTTTTCTGGAGGAGAGAAGAAACGTAACGAGATTTTTCAAATGGCAATGTTAGAGCCAAAATTAGCCATCCTAGACGAAACAGATTCTGGTTTGGATATTGATGCGCTTAGAATTGTAGCAAATGGCGTAAACAAGCTAAAAAGCGACAAAAACGCAATTGTTGTGATTACGCACTACCAACGTTTATTAGATTATATCGTTCCTGATTTTGTACACGTTTTATACAATGGTAAAATTGTAAAATCGGGTACCAAAGAATTGGCCTATGAGCTAGAAGAAAAAGGATACGATTGGATCAAACAAGAACAAGAAGCGTAA
- the sufB gene encoding Fe-S cluster assembly protein SufB: MSKYTEDDLKIELENKEYEYGFYTNLESETFPIGLNEDIVRAISQKKEEPQWMTDWRIEAFRAWQEMIEPEWANVHYEKPDFQAISYYSAPKAVDPNKTLDDVDPELLEMYKKLGISVDEQKMMNNVAMDIVVDSVSVATTFKKTLGEKGIIFMSISEAIKEHPELVRKYLGTVVPQKDNFYAALNSAVFSDGSFCYIPKGVRCPMELSTYFRINQAGTGQFERTLLIADEGSYVSYLEGCTAPSRDENQLHAAVVELIAMDNAEIKYSTVQNWFPGNKEGKGGVYNFVTKRGLCETNAKISWTQVETGSAVTWKYPSCVLKGDNSVGEFYSIAVTNNFQQADTGTKMIHLGKNTKSTIISKGISAGKSQNSYRGLVQISPRAENARNFSQCDSLLMGNNCGAHTFPYIESKNPTAKIEHEATTSKIGEDQVFYCNQRGIPTEKAIALIVNGFSKDVLNKLPMEFAVEAQKLLEISLEGSVG, from the coding sequence ATGAGTAAATACACTGAAGACGATTTAAAAATCGAATTAGAAAATAAAGAATACGAGTACGGATTTTACACTAATTTGGAATCGGAAACTTTTCCCATTGGCTTAAATGAAGATATTGTTCGTGCGATTTCTCAAAAAAAGGAAGAACCACAATGGATGACCGATTGGCGTATCGAAGCATTTCGTGCTTGGCAAGAAATGATCGAGCCAGAATGGGCCAATGTGCATTATGAAAAACCAGATTTTCAGGCTATTTCCTATTATTCTGCTCCAAAAGCAGTAGATCCAAACAAGACATTAGATGATGTTGATCCTGAACTTTTAGAAATGTATAAAAAGTTAGGTATCTCTGTCGATGAACAAAAAATGATGAACAATGTGGCTATGGATATTGTAGTTGATTCGGTTTCGGTAGCTACAACTTTCAAGAAAACATTAGGCGAAAAAGGGATAATCTTTATGAGTATTTCTGAAGCCATTAAAGAACATCCAGAATTAGTACGTAAATATTTAGGCACGGTTGTTCCTCAAAAAGATAATTTTTATGCCGCATTGAATTCGGCTGTTTTCTCAGATGGTTCTTTCTGTTATATTCCAAAAGGCGTTCGTTGCCCAATGGAACTTTCTACATATTTTAGAATCAATCAGGCTGGAACCGGACAATTTGAGAGAACTCTTTTAATTGCTGATGAAGGAAGTTACGTTTCTTATTTGGAAGGTTGTACCGCTCCAAGTCGAGACGAAAATCAATTGCATGCTGCTGTGGTAGAATTGATTGCAATGGATAATGCCGAAATTAAATATTCAACCGTACAAAATTGGTTCCCTGGGAACAAAGAGGGTAAAGGTGGGGTGTATAATTTTGTAACCAAAAGAGGATTATGCGAAACCAATGCTAAAATATCTTGGACTCAAGTAGAAACAGGATCAGCTGTAACTTGGAAATATCCATCTTGTGTATTAAAAGGAGATAATTCAGTAGGAGAGTTTTATTCTATTGCAGTAACGAATAATTTCCAACAAGCCGATACGGGAACTAAGATGATTCATTTGGGAAAAAACACCAAATCGACTATTATTTCTAAAGGTATTTCGGCAGGAAAATCACAAAACAGCTATAGAGGTTTAGTACAAATTAGCCCAAGAGCTGAAAATGCTCGTAACTTTTCGCAATGTGACTCATTGTTAATGGGTAATAATTGTGGGGCACATACTTTTCCTTATATCGAAAGTAAAAATCCAACAGCAAAAATTGAACACGAGGCTACAACAAGTAAAATTGGAGAAGATCAAGTGTTTTATTGTAACCAAAGAGGTATTCCAACCGAAAAAGCAATTGCTTTGATTGTAAACGGATTTAGTAAAGACGTTTTGAATAAATTACCGATGGAGTTTGCTGTGGAAGCCCAAAAATTATTAGAAATAAGTTTAGAAGGTTCTGTGGGGTAA
- a CDS encoding M48 family metallopeptidase: protein MITASKSVFYDGQSAAPKDIQLWFDSNTAQFTFEIENKSVDNEELESYPKPVESFTWLMSDIVFENRSNVLFLQHGQDPIQSIKITDVALITTINQYRKDSGQLNWYQTLIQKPLQFHVLLAFFLLATIGLSYIYILPWVGEKSVVLIPESYDDALGSTFIDENSLLGTNDTLKSKLLNQFAAELQLNNKKRLKFNVIDSEIMNAYALPDGTIVVYTGILNEMKSYDELVGLIGHEAAHVNNRHSMKMLCRNLSGYIFISTVLGDVNGVMAVLGDNVNTLQSLSFSREFEREADEDGFAIVTKNKVNPKGMVTLFKRLQEEHSIEVPEFLSTHPVTKDRIETIKTLIDSKKYSYEQNTNLKSIFEKLKN from the coding sequence ATGATTACAGCTTCTAAAAGTGTTTTTTACGACGGACAATCAGCAGCGCCAAAAGATATTCAGTTATGGTTTGATTCCAATACTGCACAATTTACATTCGAAATAGAAAATAAAAGTGTTGACAATGAAGAATTGGAATCGTATCCTAAACCTGTAGAGTCCTTTACTTGGTTAATGAGTGATATCGTTTTTGAGAATAGAAGTAATGTTCTGTTTTTACAACACGGTCAAGATCCTATTCAAAGTATTAAAATAACAGATGTTGCTTTAATAACAACCATTAATCAGTACAGAAAAGATTCGGGTCAACTAAATTGGTATCAAACGCTTATACAAAAGCCCTTACAATTTCATGTTTTATTAGCGTTTTTTCTGTTAGCAACTATAGGATTATCATACATCTATATTTTACCATGGGTTGGTGAGAAATCTGTAGTGTTAATTCCAGAAAGTTACGACGACGCATTGGGTAGCACTTTTATAGATGAAAACTCTCTTTTGGGGACTAATGATACTTTGAAATCAAAACTTCTCAATCAATTTGCAGCTGAATTACAATTGAATAACAAAAAAAGATTGAAATTTAATGTAATCGACTCAGAAATCATGAATGCCTATGCATTACCTGATGGAACAATAGTGGTATACACTGGTATTTTAAATGAAATGAAAAGTTATGATGAGTTAGTTGGTTTGATAGGTCATGAAGCAGCGCACGTAAACAATCGTCATTCGATGAAAATGCTTTGTAGAAATCTATCTGGCTATATATTCATTTCGACTGTTTTGGGTGATGTTAATGGCGTTATGGCAGTATTAGGAGACAATGTGAATACTTTACAGTCCTTATCTTTTTCAAGGGAATTTGAGCGAGAAGCAGATGAAGATGGTTTTGCAATTGTAACCAAGAATAAAGTTAATCCTAAAGGTATGGTGACTTTATTCAAACGTTTACAAGAAGAACACAGTATAGAAGTCCCAGAGTTTCTAAGTACGCATCCTGTTACTAAAGACAGGATTGAAACTATAAAAACATTAATCGACTCGAAAAAGTATTCTTATGAACAGAATACAAACTTGAAGTCAATTTTTGAAAAATTGAAAAACTAA
- a CDS encoding chalcone isomerase family protein, which yields MKKIILSVLFVAFQFTSLSAQNTFVANGVVIPRTLEFKGKVMELSGFGVRSKMWIDVYVQALYQSFYSDKPFEVMQSNTEMAIRIQITSAMVSSGKLTRNFNSGFERSAGANLEALRPRIEKFKSYLSDQIVEKDVFNLIYNPADASVYVYKNDELKGTVPGIDFKIALFGIWLSNNPVDEQLKKDLLGIK from the coding sequence ATGAAAAAAATTATTTTATCCGTATTGTTTGTTGCTTTTCAATTTACCTCACTTTCTGCTCAAAATACATTTGTCGCCAATGGCGTAGTTATTCCTAGAACACTAGAATTTAAAGGAAAAGTGATGGAGTTAAGTGGTTTTGGTGTTCGATCGAAAATGTGGATAGACGTATATGTACAGGCGCTTTATCAATCTTTTTACAGCGACAAACCTTTTGAAGTAATGCAAAGCAATACCGAAATGGCTATTCGTATCCAAATTACTTCTGCTATGGTTTCCTCAGGAAAATTGACTAGAAATTTTAATAGTGGATTTGAACGATCTGCGGGAGCCAACTTGGAGGCCTTACGCCCAAGAATTGAAAAATTTAAAAGCTATTTATCAGATCAAATTGTAGAGAAAGATGTATTTAATTTGATATACAATCCTGCTGACGCCTCAGTGTATGTGTATAAAAATGATGAATTAAAAGGCACCGTTCCCGGGATTGATTTTAAAATTGCATTATTTGGAATTTGGCTTTCCAACAACCCTGTAGACGAACAATTGAAAAAGGATTTACTCGGAATAAAATAA
- a CDS encoding DUF2683 family protein yields MELILKNVKKKDFPVLKSLAKSLGFEIVQEVEKPYNPEFVKEILEAEQSIKEGKGVRIKLEDLWK; encoded by the coding sequence ATGGAACTCATTTTAAAAAACGTTAAGAAAAAAGATTTTCCAGTCTTGAAATCATTGGCAAAATCATTGGGGTTTGAAATCGTTCAAGAAGTAGAAAAACCTTATAATCCAGAATTTGTAAAAGAAATATTGGAGGCTGAACAGAGTATTAAAGAAGGGAAAGGAGTTAGAATTAAATTAGAAGATTTGTGGAAGTAA
- a CDS encoding iron-sulfur cluster assembly accessory protein, whose amino-acid sequence MIKVSDTAKKKIIDLMQEDGFDAASDYVRVGVKSGGCSGLSYDLKFDKSKGEDDKIFVDNDITIAVEKKSFLYLAGTILEFSGGLNGKGFVFNNPNAQRTCGCGESFSL is encoded by the coding sequence ATGATAAAAGTTTCTGATACAGCCAAAAAGAAAATCATCGATTTAATGCAAGAAGATGGTTTTGATGCTGCCAGCGACTACGTGAGAGTAGGCGTAAAAAGCGGAGGGTGCTCAGGTTTGTCTTATGATTTAAAATTTGACAAGTCCAAAGGCGAGGACGACAAGATATTTGTTGACAATGATATTACAATTGCAGTAGAAAAAAAATCTTTTCTTTATTTGGCGGGAACTATTTTAGAGTTCTCTGGTGGATTAAATGGTAAAGGTTTTGTTTTCAATAATCCAAATGCGCAAAGAACTTGTGGCTGTGGAGAGTCATTTTCACTTTAG
- a CDS encoding Txe/YoeB family addiction module toxin, producing MEVIYSEKAQKDREFWKKSGNKAIMNKISALIEDIQLHPYEGLGKPEQLKHQLSGRWSRRINKEHRIIYKVTEENTIEILDILSLKGHYE from the coding sequence GTGGAAGTAATTTATTCTGAAAAAGCTCAGAAAGACAGAGAATTTTGGAAAAAATCTGGAAACAAAGCAATAATGAATAAAATATCTGCTTTGATTGAAGATATTCAATTGCATCCATACGAAGGCCTAGGAAAACCAGAGCAATTAAAGCACCAACTTTCGGGAAGGTGGTCCAGAAGAATAAATAAAGAACATAGAATTATTTATAAAGTTACAGAAGAAAATACAATAGAAATCCTTGATATATTATCGTTAAAAGGACACTACGAATAA
- a CDS encoding serine hydrolase — translation MKNIIKSIGILLLLVLGYIGYTTYPKLDLISGFSAKSMASGHFIDHRSQEMIEKGDNDIDLIDLAKNEIEDNAKTATSSVYGLKTRKAIYREGLGATLINDDFDVSKPYLIPKRNFTKNNLPFPYGNNEPKDTVFANVDYSKLTAAVNNAFDPKGQKKKRSRAVLVIYKDHIVAEKYDTGFTKNSKILGWSMTKSITATFFGILQKQGKYDINKPAPIPEWQNDERKKITTNDLLHMNSGLEWEEAYDKICDATKMLFIAEDMGRVQLEKPAAFAPNTHWNYSSGTSNLLSYILRKQFKTHQEYLDFWYTQLIDRIGMHSMLIETDMVGNYVGSSYGWATARDWAKFGLLYLHKGNWNGDQVFDPSWENYVSTPTNDSNEGYGAHFWLNAGGHFPAAPRDMYSCNGYQGQKVFIIPSLDLVIVRMGLSDEGKYDVNELLKGVIGSFKK, via the coding sequence ATGAAGAATATAATAAAAAGTATCGGAATCCTTCTTTTGCTTGTTCTTGGGTATATTGGATATACCACCTATCCTAAACTCGATTTAATCTCTGGTTTTTCGGCCAAAAGTATGGCTTCAGGGCATTTTATTGACCATCGCTCACAAGAGATGATCGAAAAAGGAGATAACGATATTGACCTGATTGATCTTGCCAAAAATGAAATCGAAGACAACGCCAAAACCGCTACTTCATCTGTTTACGGATTAAAAACTAGAAAAGCGATTTATCGAGAAGGTTTAGGGGCCACCTTAATCAATGATGATTTTGATGTTTCAAAACCCTATTTAATACCAAAACGCAACTTTACAAAAAACAATTTGCCCTTTCCCTATGGAAATAATGAGCCCAAAGACACTGTTTTTGCTAATGTGGATTATTCAAAACTAACAGCCGCAGTAAACAATGCCTTCGATCCAAAAGGGCAAAAGAAAAAAAGATCAAGAGCTGTTTTAGTGATTTATAAAGACCATATTGTTGCCGAAAAATACGATACTGGATTTACCAAAAACAGTAAAATTTTGGGATGGTCTATGACTAAAAGTATTACTGCTACGTTTTTTGGGATACTTCAAAAACAAGGAAAATACGACATCAACAAACCCGCTCCAATTCCCGAATGGCAAAACGATGAACGAAAAAAAATCACGACCAACGATTTGTTGCATATGAATTCTGGATTGGAATGGGAAGAAGCTTATGATAAAATATGTGATGCTACCAAAATGTTGTTTATAGCCGAAGACATGGGACGCGTACAGCTCGAAAAACCAGCCGCTTTTGCTCCCAATACCCATTGGAATTACTCCTCGGGAACTAGTAATTTATTGTCTTACATCTTGCGTAAGCAGTTCAAAACCCATCAAGAATATTTGGATTTTTGGTACACTCAATTGATTGATAGAATTGGAATGCATTCTATGCTAATCGAAACCGATATGGTTGGGAATTATGTTGGATCTTCCTATGGATGGGCTACCGCAAGAGATTGGGCCAAATTTGGATTATTGTATTTGCATAAAGGCAACTGGAATGGCGACCAAGTATTTGATCCCAGTTGGGAAAATTATGTAAGCACACCTACTAACGATTCTAACGAAGGTTATGGAGCGCACTTTTGGCTGAATGCAGGTGGTCATTTCCCAGCTGCGCCGCGAGATATGTACTCTTGCAATGGCTACCAAGGACAAAAGGTATTTATTATTCCATCTTTGGATTTAGTTATTGTTAGAATGGGATTAAGCGACGAAGGAAAATATGATGTAAATGAATTGCTAAAAGGAGTGATTGGAAGTTTTAAGAAGTAA
- a CDS encoding DUF5995 family protein has translation MIPQATTIDEVIQLLQEIIQQSITQKSTKGYFAVLYLKVTQKVKEGIQNGTFENGPRMEKLDVIFANRYIKAYYQYQTQQPTSKSWEAAFVEADNYWIIVLQHLLLGMNAHINLDLGIAAAQVSPKDEIHSLQNDFNTINTILSSLVADIEKDLTEVWPILKWILEKTKSIDTFLIDFSMQKAREGAWKYALELAPLEGNKAEESITIRDAKVAQKAKLITNLGGIPVFLFKIMRLFEVGTVDQKIKDLQD, from the coding sequence ATGATTCCACAAGCAACCACAATTGACGAAGTGATACAATTGCTTCAAGAAATTATTCAACAATCCATTACACAAAAATCGACCAAAGGGTATTTTGCAGTACTTTATCTCAAAGTCACACAAAAAGTAAAAGAAGGAATTCAAAACGGAACTTTCGAAAACGGGCCGAGAATGGAAAAATTGGATGTAATTTTTGCCAATCGATACATTAAAGCTTATTATCAATACCAAACACAGCAACCTACATCAAAATCTTGGGAAGCAGCTTTTGTAGAAGCAGATAATTATTGGATTATTGTATTACAGCATTTATTACTCGGAATGAACGCACACATCAACCTTGATTTAGGAATTGCAGCGGCTCAAGTAAGCCCAAAAGACGAAATCCATAGTTTGCAAAATGATTTCAATACAATCAATACTATTTTATCTTCTTTGGTAGCCGATATCGAGAAGGATTTGACCGAAGTTTGGCCAATTTTAAAGTGGATTCTAGAAAAAACAAAATCCATAGACACTTTTCTTATCGATTTTAGTATGCAAAAAGCTAGAGAAGGTGCTTGGAAATATGCTTTAGAATTAGCTCCTCTTGAAGGAAATAAGGCAGAGGAATCTATTACAATTAGAGATGCTAAAGTCGCTCAAAAAGCAAAATTGATAACCAATTTGGGCGGAATTCCTGTTTTTTTATTCAAAATTATGCGCCTGTTTGAGGTTGGAACTGTAGATCAAAAAATTAAAGATTTACAAGACTAA
- a CDS encoding aminotransferase class V-fold PLP-dependent enzyme yields MLDLQKIRTDFPILSQKVNGKPLVYFDNGATSQKPQVVIDAIAKYYQEINANIHRGVHTLSQLATDAYELSRGKMQRHINAKHAHEVLFTSGTTHGVNLVANGFASLLKSGDEVLVSALEHHSNIVPWQMLCERTGATLKVIPMNEKGELILSAFDQLLSEKTKIVTVNHISNALGTINPIKYIIDKAHEFGAAVFIDGAQAVPHLKPDVQALDCDFYAFSGHKMCGPTGTGILYGKEAWLNKLPPYQGGGEMIKEVTFEKTTYADLPHKFEAGTPNIAGGIVLGTAVDYMNAIGFENIQAQELALLEYGTQRLLEIEGLRIFGTSENKTSVISFNIDGIHPYDIGTIIDKLGIAVRTGHHCAQPIMNFFEIPGTIRASFSFYNTKEEIDSLVEAVKKAKMMLS; encoded by the coding sequence ATGTTAGACCTTCAAAAAATAAGAACCGATTTTCCGATACTTTCTCAAAAAGTAAATGGAAAACCTTTGGTTTATTTCGATAACGGAGCGACTTCGCAAAAGCCACAAGTGGTGATTGATGCGATTGCAAAGTATTACCAAGAAATCAACGCCAACATTCATCGTGGCGTACATACCTTGAGCCAATTAGCTACAGATGCTTACGAATTGTCCAGAGGGAAAATGCAACGCCATATCAATGCCAAGCACGCCCACGAAGTTTTGTTTACTTCAGGTACGACTCATGGTGTGAATTTGGTAGCGAATGGGTTTGCCTCTCTATTAAAATCGGGTGATGAGGTGTTAGTGTCCGCTTTAGAGCATCATAGCAATATTGTGCCTTGGCAAATGCTTTGCGAACGTACAGGCGCTACGCTAAAAGTCATTCCGATGAACGAAAAAGGGGAGTTGATCTTGTCAGCTTTTGATCAATTACTATCCGAAAAAACCAAAATCGTTACGGTAAATCATATCTCTAATGCTTTAGGAACTATTAATCCCATAAAATATATCATTGATAAAGCGCACGAATTTGGAGCAGCAGTGTTTATTGATGGCGCCCAAGCGGTGCCACATTTGAAACCCGATGTGCAAGCGTTGGATTGTGATTTTTATGCTTTTTCAGGGCATAAAATGTGTGGACCAACAGGTACTGGAATTTTGTATGGAAAAGAAGCTTGGTTGAACAAATTGCCACCCTATCAAGGTGGAGGTGAAATGATCAAAGAGGTGACTTTTGAAAAGACCACTTATGCCGATTTGCCACATAAATTTGAAGCTGGAACGCCTAATATTGCTGGAGGAATTGTCCTTGGAACAGCCGTAGATTATATGAATGCCATAGGTTTTGAAAACATTCAGGCCCAAGAGTTGGCACTTTTAGAATACGGTACACAACGCTTGTTAGAAATAGAAGGCTTGCGTATTTTTGGTACTTCAGAAAATAAAACTTCGGTAATTTCATTTAATATTGATGGAATTCATCCGTATGATATTGGAACCATTATCGATAAATTAGGAATAGCTGTTCGAACGGGACACCATTGTGCCCAACCAATTATGAATTTCTTTGAAATTCCAGGAACGATTCGAGCGTCTTTTTCGTTTTATAACACCAAAGAAGAAATCGATAGCTTAGTGGAGGCGGTAAAAAAAGCCAAAATGATGCTGTCATAA